The following coding sequences lie in one Pseudorasbora parva isolate DD20220531a chromosome 18, ASM2467924v1, whole genome shotgun sequence genomic window:
- the c18h5orf15 gene encoding keratinocyte-associated transmembrane protein 2, whose product MSSLKMATLRKTQRRDSAMGIIVVLVSLQIFFINCASISQTADATQETFGKTTKNIPAALPKNKSIQNNSNLNDTDLVLNLTTAPPIETESTSKVAGAPIAPPAEQQKTTTGELKPTTEKLKTTADKLKTTNDELKTTADELKTTTDKLKTTVDKLKTTTDKTTEDKLKPTTEQIKTTTEQIKTTTEQIKTTTEQIKTTPDPKPANHVPPEPTTTPANKPAAVSTPAGDESESFPEYMNELTSPDSTLALEDNSKGVGDESEEDLEPTSHVTPPKGSEKNDFHKDTGFYKTQDEDSHFFFHLVVIAFLVAIVYITYHNKRKLMLLAQSRRWRDGFCSRGVEYHRLDQNVNEAMPSLKMTSDYIF is encoded by the exons ATGTCATCACTCAAGATGGCGACGTTACGGAAGACGCAACGCAGGGACTCAGCTATGGGAATAATTGTTGTTTTAGTGTCACTGCAGATATTTTTCATCAACTGCGCTTCAATAAGTCAAACAG CTGATGCGACACAGGAAACTTTTGGTAAAACTACCAAAAACATCCCAGCAGCACTTCCCAAGAACAAGAGCATCCAAAACAACAGTAATCTGAATGATACGGACCTGGTTTTGAATCTGACGACAGCTCCCCCTATTGAAACTGAAAGCACCTCCAAAGTAGCAGGCGCTCCGATCGCTCCACCTGCAGAACAGCAGAAAACCACTACGGGCGAGCTCAAACCCACCACTGAAAAGCTCAAAACAACAGCAGACAAGCTCAAAACCACCAATGACGAGCTCAAAACCACCGCAGATGAGCTCAAAACCACCACTGACAAGCTCAAAACCACAGTAGACAAACTCAAAACCACCACAGACAAAACTACTGAAGACAAGCTAAAACCCACCACAGAACAGATCAAAACCACCACAGAACAGATCAAAACCACCACAGAACAGATCAAAACCACCACAGAACAGATCAAAACCACCCCAGACCCGAAACCTGCCAATCACGTCCCTCCAGAGCCCACCACTACACCTGCAAACAAGCCTGCAGCCGTCTCCACCCCTGCAGGAGACGAAAGCGAGAGTTTCCCAGAGTACATGAATGAACTCACGTCTCCCGACTCAACCCTGGCCTTGGAAGACAACTCAAAAGGTGTTGGCGATGAAAGCGAAGAGGACTTAGAACCCACAAGTCATGTAACTCCCCCTAAGGGCTCTGAAAAAAACGATTTTCACAAGGACACAGGCTTCTATAAAACCCAGGATGAAGATTCCCACTTCTTCTTTCATCTGGTGGTCATCGCCTTTCTAGTTGCCATCGTGTACATCACCTACCACAACAAGAGAAAG CTGATGCTGTTGGCTCAGAGTCGCCGCTGGCGGGACGGCTTCTGCTCTCGCGGGGTTGAGTATCACCGGCTCGACCAGAACGTCAACGAGGCCATGCCTTCTCTCAAGATGACCAGCGATTACATCTTTTGA
- the LOC137046052 gene encoding uncharacterized protein — protein sequence MVEHALLKKLEDFPKLGNKDSHKLRELGDILLELECAKIEGYLPGLAYLDTAHGLKPIVEKLPYSLQERWVTEGFRYKEEYRVLFPPFAVFSRFVRQQAKIRNDPSFFLPTPTSQFFKTEKILRQKDPVHVHKTEIPAELIQKTSGTDKRAESPERQCPIHRKPHPLKKCRSFRIKSLDERIVFLKENRICFRCCGTTQHVAKDCKVNIKCQECKSEKHISAMHPGPPPSTETAAAAEERDGEKTNEDASLSVTSKCTEICGKADPHSPCSCSKICLVRVYPAGKKEEAVTMYAVLDEQSNRSLAKTEFYDIFGIKSNSSPYKLKTCSGLTETSGRRATNFIIEPKNGKLQLQLPTLIECDLIPDDRSEIPSPEVAQHHPHLQPVADKIPAVDPNAPILLLLGRDMLRVHKVREQINGPHNAPFAQRLDLGWVIVGEVCLGTVHKSPVLSVFKANVLLNGRASIFTPCPNNIQVKENFSSTPLHQSLHNSSCMEDTSPSVSTDSLGSSVFQGSKDDDKPTLSVEDKQFLNIMHQSVYRDEGNSFVAPLPFRSPRRHLPSNKEQAKKRFYSLQKTLEKKPDMKLHFIDFMQKMLDNDHAEIAPPLERGKEHWYLPTFGVYHPQKPDQIRVVFDSRAEYEGVSLNDVLLRGPDLNNTLLGVLLRFRREPIAFSADVQQMFYCFVVQEEHRDYLRFLWYEDNNMEKNVVDYRMKVHVFGNSPSPAVAIYCMRKAAQEGEREHGTDAKRLVERQFYVDGCLASVATPEEAIDNLTRTREMLAEYNLLLHKVSSNNKQVMKAFPVEDRAKSIKDLDLSADSLPVQRSLGLSWNLETDSFTFQISCDEKPYTRRGILSTVNSIYDPLGFVAPITMQGKAIIRELTLEQHEWDTPLPSEKHSEWNKWKTSLDAIEHIKIQRCYIPVSLTSTKRKELCIFSDASTIAIGAVAYLRAIEPEGQCHVGFIMGKSKLAPRPAHTVPRLELCAAVLAVELYDLLRDEMDIAFDAVKFFTDSKIVLGYIHNTTRRFYVYVSNRVSRIRKSSHPDQWFYISTEKNPADHATRPVPAILLRHTNWLSGPPFLSQVQEEEHSEGNTFSLVNPDTDDEICPNVVTLLTKVSKTELGCHRFMHFSSWKALIHTLAKLIHVTKSFQESNKSGHKRWQRYRDPCSVTDLAKARNVVIGSVQHEVFKEEYICLQKGKPISKQSPLKKLNLVVDENGLLRIGGRIAYADVSREEKHPLILPRAHHISTLLVRFYHEQVAHQGRHITEGAIRAAGFWIIGGKRVVSAVIHKCVTCRKLRGRLECQKMADLPADRLAQEPPFTSVGLDIFGPWTIVTRRTRGGSAESKRWAVIFTCMSTRAVHIELIESMTTSSFINALRRFFSIRGPAKLLRSDRGTNFVGACKELKLDTDDPFLQNYLKEKGCTWLFNPPHSSHMGGSWERLIGLSRRILDAMLLKTRPGQLTHEVLSTLMAEVMAIMNARPLLPVSTDPENPTVLTPAMILTQKMSALAAPCGNFDTSHLHEKQWKQVQCLADTFWKRWRGEYLSSLQSRRKWTENRPNIKVGDVVLLKDSQVQRNEWPVGLVVNTIPSQDAKIRKVEVKVAKQGTVKTFLRPVTEIIVLLSQEKTTEDC from the coding sequence ATGGTGGAGCATGCATTGTTGAAAAAGCTAGAGGACTTCCCAAAGCTGGGCAACAAAGATAGTCACAAACTCAGAGAGTTGGGAGATATCTTATTGGAATTGGAATGTGCTAAGATAGAGGGGTACCTCCCTGGACTTGCATATTTGGATACAGCCCATGGACTGAAACCGATAGTGGAAAAACTGCCATACAGCCTGCAGGAGAGATGGGTAACTGAAGGATTTAGGTATAAGGAAGAGTACAGGGTACTATTTCCACCATTTGCAGTTTTCTCTAGATTTGTGAGACAGCAGGCAAAAATCAGAAATGACCCTAGCTTTTTCCTTCCTACACCCACAAGTCAGTTCTTTAAGACAGAGAAAATTCTGAGGCAGAAAGACCCTGTACATGTGCACAAGACAGAAATTCCAGCGGAACTTATTCAAAAGACAAGTGGTACAGACAAAAGAGCTGAAAGCCCTGAACGACAGTGCCCAATACACAGAAAGCCCCACCCTCTGAAAAAGTGCAGAAGTTTTAGAATTAAGTCTTTAGATGAAAGAATAGTCTTTCTCAAAGAGAACAGAATCTGCTTTAGGTGTTGTGGAACAACTCAGCATGTGGCCAAAGACTGCAAAGTGAACATTAAGTGCCAGGAATGTAAAAGTGAAAAGCACATTTCAGCCATGCATCCAGGTCCTCCCCCTTCAACAGAAACAGCTGCTGCAGCAGAGGAAAGGGATGGAGAAAAAACAAATGAGGACGCATCCCTCTCTGTCACATCAAAATGTACAGAAATCTGTGGTAAGGCTGACCCACACAGTCCATGCTCATGCTCCAAAATCTGCCTGGTCAGAGTTTATCCAGCTGGTAAGAAGGAGGAAGCAGTAACAATGTATGCAGTGCTCGATGAACAAAGCAACCGCTCTCTTGCAAAGACTGAGTTTTACGACATCTTTGGCATAAAGTCTAACTCCAGCCCGTACAAATTGAAAACATGCTCAGGGTTGACAGAAACATCAGGTAGAAGGGCTACCAACTTCATAATTGAGCCTAAGAATGGGAAACTTCAACTTCAGCTCCCTACTCTAATAGAATGTGACCTGATACCCGATGATAGGTCGGAGATTCCCTCTCCTGAGGTAGCGCAGCACCATCCTCACTTGCAGCCAGTGGCAGATAAAATTCCAGCTGTGGATCCCAATGCTCCTATTCTGCTGTTGTTAGGACGGGACATGCTGAGAGTACATAAGGTACGTGAGCAAATAAATGGGCCCCACAACGCTCCCTTTGCTCAACGACTTGACTTAGGCTGGGTCATTGTGGGTGAAGTCTGTTTAGGAACAGTTCACAAATCACCAGTCTTGAGTGTCTTCAAGGCAAATGTGCTTCTGAATGGTCGTGCATCTATCTTTACTCCTTGTCCAAACAATATCCAAGTAAAGGAAAATTTCAGTTCCACACCACTGCATCAAAGTCTGCACAATTCATCCTGTATGGAGGATACAAGCCCTTCTGTGAGTACAGACAGTCTAGGTTCTTCAGTGTTTCAAGGATCCAAGGATGATGACAAACCAACATTGTCTGTGGAGGACAAACAGTTCTTAAATATCATGCACCAATCAGTATACCGAGATGAAGGGAACAGCTTTGTGGCACCTCTGCCATTTCGATCTCCGAGACGTCACCTACCAAGTAACAAAGAACAAGCAAAGAAGCGTTTCTACTCCCTCCAGAAAACATTGGAAAAGAAACCAGACATGAAACTACACTTCATAGATTTCATGCAGAAGATGCTGGACAATGATCATGCAGAAATTGCTCCACCCTTGGAGAGGGGCAAGGAACACTGGTATCTTCCAACATTTGGAGTATATCACCCTCAAAAGCCAGatcagataagagttgtgtttGACTCAAGAGCCGAATATGAAGGAGTGTCCCTGAATGATGTGCTGCTTCGTGGCCCAGACCTAAATAACACTCTTTTGGGGGTCCTTCTTCGCTTTAGGAGAGAGCCGATAGCTTTCTCCGCAGATGTGCAACAAATGTTCTATTGTTTTGTCGTTCAGGAGGAACACCGCGATTACCTCAGATTCCTGTGGTATGAAGACAATAACATGGAAAAGAATGTGGTAGACTACAGGATGAAAGTGCACGTCTTTGGTAACAGCCCATCACCTGCTGTAGCCATCTACTGCATGAGGAAAGCAGCTCAAGAGGGTGAGAGAGAACATGGCACTGATGCCAAAAGGTTAGTGGAGAGACAATTCTATGTAGATGGCTGTCTTGCCTCGGTAGCTACTCCTGAAGAGGCAATTGATAATCTGACGAGAACCAGAGAAATGCTCGCTGAATACAATTTGTTACTACATAAAGTCTCCTCTAACAACAAGCAAGTGATGAAAGCTTTCCCAGTGGAAGATAGAGCAAAGAGTATAAAAGATCTTGACCTTAGTGCAGATTCCCTCCCTGTCCAGCGAAGCTTGGGACTGTCATGGAATTTGGAAACCGACAGCTTCACATTTCAGATCTCTTGTGACGAAAAGCCCTACACAAGAAGGGGCATTCTCTCAACAGTGAACAGCATCTATGACCCTTTAGGATTTGTGGCACCCATAACTATGCAGGGTAAAGCTATCATCAGAGAACTCACACTTGAACAGCATGAGTGGGACACGCCACTTCCATCTGAAAAACATTCAGAATGGAACAAGTGGAAAACATCGCTGGATGCCATTGAACACATCAAGATTCAAAGGTGCTATATTCCAGTTTCACTAACCTCAACAAAGAGAAAGGAACTTTGTATCTTTTCAGATGCCTCCACAATAGCGATTGGAGCTGTCGCCTATCTAAGAGCCATTGAACCTGAAGGGCAATGTCATGTTGGCTTTATCATGGGAAAATCTAAGCTGGCACCAAGACCTGCGCATACAGTTCCACGGCTAGAACTGTGTGCAGCTGTGTTAGCTGTCGAACTGTATGATCTGCTCAGAGATGAGATGGACATTGCCTTTGATGCGGTCAAATTCTTTACAGACAGCAAGATAGTGCTGGGGTATATTCACAACACTACCAGGAGGTtctatgtgtatgtgtctaaccgGGTGTCTCGGATCAGGAAATCTTCACACCCTGACCAATGGTTCTACATCTCCACTGAGAAGAACCCTGCAGATCATGCCACAAGGCCTGTGCCAGCAATTCTACTGCGACACACAAACTGGCTATCAGGACCACCTTTTCTATCTCAAGTCCAAGAAGAAGAACATTCTGAGGGAAACACATTCTCCCTCGTAAATCCTGACACAGATGATGAGATCTGTCCGAATGTTGTGACCTTGCTAACCAAAGTCTCAAAGACAGAGTTGGGTTGCCATCGCTTCATGCATTTTTCTAGCTGGAAGGCTCTCATTCACACGTTGGCCAAACTTATTCATGTCACTAAATCCTTCCAAGAATCAAATAAATCAGGTCACAAAAGATGGCAACGGTACAGAGATCCATGCAGTGTCACAGATCTTGCCAAAGCTAGAAATGTAGTTATTGGTTCTGTTCAACATGAAGTATTCAAAGAGGAATACATATGTCTACAGAAGGGAAAACCAATCTCAAAACAAAGCCCACTCAAAAAGCTCAACCTGGTTGTGGATGAAAATGGGTTACTCCGAATTGGAGGACGTATAGCCTATGCAGATGTATCCAGAGAAGAAAAACACCCTCTCATTCTTCCACGAGCACATCACATTTCTACGCTTCTTGTGAGATTTTACCACGAGCAAGTAGCACACCAGGGGCGTCATATAACAGAAGGAGCCATCCGAGCTGCAGGGTTTTGGATTATTGGAGGCAAACGTGTAGTGTCCGCAGTCATTCATAAATGTGTAACGTGTCGTAAGCTCAGAGGACGCTTAGAGTGTCAAAAAATGGCAGACTTACCTGCGGACAGACTTGCTCAAGAACCGCCATTCACTAGCGTTGGACTTGACATCTTTGGTCCTTGGACGATTGTCACACGACGTACAAGAGGAGGTAGTGCTGAAAGCAAACGCTGGGCAGTAATCTTTACGTGTATGTCTACCAGAGCTGTGCACATCGAGCTTATTGAATCCATGACCACATCCAGCTTCATCAACGCATTGAGGAGATTCTTCTCTATCCGAGGCCCAGCCAAACTGCTTCGTTCCGACAGAGGAACAAATTTTGTGGGTGCATGTAAAGAACTAAAATTGGACACTGATGATCCATTCCTGCAAAATTACCTGAAAgagaaagggtgtacatggctGTTCAACCCCCCACATTCGTCACATATGGGGGGCTCATGGGAAAGATTAATTGGGTTGAGCAGGCGTATTTTAGATGCCATGTTGTTAAAGACCAGGCCTGGTCAACTTACTCATGAAGTCTTGAGCACCTTAATGGCAGAGGTAATGGCTATCATGAATGCAAGACCATTACTACCAGTGTCTACAGACCCTGAAAATCCAACAGTTCTTACCCCAGCAATGATTCTAACTCAAAAGATGAGTGCCTTGGCAGCCCCTTGTGGAAACTTTGATACGTCACACCTGCATGAGAAACAGTGGAAGCAAGTGCAATGTTTGGCAGATACCTTTTGGAAGCGATGGCGGGGAGAGTATTTGTCTTCCTTACAAAGCCGCAGAAAGTGGACCGAGAACAGGCCTAACATTAAAGTTGGAGATGTAGTATTGCTTAAAGACAGTCAAGTACAAAGAAATGAATGGCCTGTGGGACTCGTTGTTAACACAATACCAAGTCAAGATGCAAAAATACGCAAAGTGGAAGTGAAAGTTGCGAAACAAGGAACTGTTAAAACTTTCTTAAGGCCAGTTACAGAAATCATAGTTCTTCTGTCGCAAGAAAAGACTACTGAGGACTGTTAA